From a single Lewinella sp. LCG006 genomic region:
- a CDS encoding SAM-dependent methyltransferase yields MNILDAAYWETRWQGQQTGWDIGEASPPLTHYLENVSDRTTRILIPGAGRAYEALYLHQQGYEQVFVCDWAPSAFNHLRQQAPDFPEEHLLVGDFFELKPPTPFDLLLEQTFFCAIDPKLRPQYVAKAADLLTDQGTLAGVLFAREFPFEGPPFGGTKAVYQPLFATHFDILTMQITPHSIPPRLGNELFIELKKK; encoded by the coding sequence ATGAATATCTTAGATGCAGCATACTGGGAAACGCGCTGGCAAGGCCAACAGACAGGTTGGGACATAGGCGAAGCTTCTCCCCCATTGACTCATTATTTGGAAAATGTTAGTGATCGGACAACTCGCATATTGATCCCGGGTGCTGGCAGGGCCTATGAGGCGCTTTATCTTCATCAACAGGGTTATGAGCAAGTGTTTGTTTGCGATTGGGCACCAAGTGCCTTTAACCATCTACGCCAGCAGGCACCAGATTTTCCAGAGGAACATCTACTGGTAGGGGATTTTTTTGAGCTCAAGCCCCCTACCCCATTTGACTTATTGCTAGAGCAAACCTTCTTCTGTGCTATTGATCCTAAGCTACGCCCTCAATACGTAGCCAAAGCCGCTGATTTACTGACCGATCAAGGCACCTTGGCAGGCGTATTATTTGCCCGTGAATTTCCCTTCGAGGGGCCTCCTTTTGGAGGAACGAAAGCGGTGTATCAACCATTATTTGCTACCCATTTCGATATACTCACCATGCAAATCACGCCTCACTCTATCCCACCCCGTCTGGGGAATGAGCTTTTTATTGAACTAAAGAAAAAGTAA
- a CDS encoding SMP-30/gluconolactonase/LRE family protein, producing MRPFLKISLGIIAVLLLYLFFWPIPLQPEVWAAPDNPGYTGIFASNTRLQAVEVLHLSCPECEDVAVDSSGRVYGAAVDGRILRYDSPQAEPVELVNTGGRPLGLDFDQAGNLYIADARKGLLRLNANGKLETLVNSYAGKTFGFTDDLEVGPDGKVYFSDASDRWAIESYKLDILEHLPVGKLYVYDPLTNTTTLLMDKLYFANGIAVAEDTSFVLVNETSSYRTLRYYLKGEEKGKVDTFIQGLPAFPDGISRGSDGIFWLAMISPRNALLDNLSERPFLRKVIARLPTWLQPAPATHAGVLGINRQGEVVYNIQDPEGKFSQISSVQEWGGHLYFGSLGREGLGYLESYK from the coding sequence ATGAGACCATTCCTAAAAATCAGCTTAGGTATTATTGCAGTCCTTTTGCTCTATCTCTTTTTCTGGCCGATTCCTTTGCAGCCAGAAGTTTGGGCAGCACCCGACAATCCTGGGTATACGGGCATCTTTGCGTCCAATACTCGGCTGCAAGCAGTGGAGGTGCTTCATCTTAGTTGTCCCGAATGTGAAGATGTGGCCGTTGATTCTAGTGGCCGGGTGTACGGTGCAGCGGTAGACGGCAGGATATTGAGGTACGACAGCCCACAAGCGGAGCCGGTAGAGCTGGTCAACACGGGTGGTCGACCACTGGGCTTAGATTTTGACCAGGCGGGCAATCTCTATATTGCCGATGCCCGTAAAGGTTTATTACGACTCAATGCTAATGGAAAGTTAGAAACATTGGTCAATAGCTACGCGGGAAAAACTTTTGGTTTCACCGATGATCTGGAAGTGGGCCCCGATGGGAAGGTCTACTTTTCTGATGCCTCGGATCGTTGGGCCATTGAATCTTACAAACTGGATATTTTGGAGCACTTGCCAGTGGGCAAACTGTACGTATATGATCCCCTGACCAACACAACTACCCTACTGATGGATAAGCTCTACTTTGCCAATGGCATTGCTGTAGCCGAAGACACTTCCTTCGTTTTGGTCAATGAAACCAGCAGCTACCGTACATTGAGGTATTACCTTAAAGGAGAGGAAAAAGGAAAAGTGGACACGTTTATCCAGGGCTTGCCTGCCTTTCCTGATGGTATTAGCAGGGGCAGTGATGGTATTTTCTGGTTGGCGATGATCAGTCCGCGCAATGCACTGCTGGATAATTTATCGGAGCGTCCCTTTTTGAGGAAAGTTATCGCCCGCTTACCCACGTGGTTACAACCTGCACCTGCTACGCATGCTGGCGTTTTGGGCATCAACCGCCAGGGAGAAGTGGTGTATAACATTCAAGATCCTGAGGGCAAGTTTTCTCAGATCAGCAGTGTCCAGGAATGGGGCGGGCATCTGTATTTTGGTAGTCTGGGACGAGAAGGGCTTGGGTATTTGGAAAGTTATAAATAA
- a CDS encoding carboxypeptidase-like regulatory domain-containing protein: MKKLFTLLLFCAFSFLAFAQTGIIRGNVFDEESGESIIYGTVLIEGTERGTTTDLDGFFSFSNLEPGTYKLQVSYTGFGTKEVEVEVKNSIEYVRIYLSTEAVNLSTVNVSADREQARSDTQVSKITVSANDIRALPSTGGEADIAQYLTVIPGIVSSGDQGGQVYIRGGSPVQNKILLDGVTIYNPFHSIGFFSVFETETVRSVDVLTGGFNAEYGGRVSAVVDIKTRTGNQRRLSGLVSASPFQAKALIEGPIKKLDPNTGNSISFMLTGKHSYLDQTSKQLYAYAVDPNYYAFAGDSLNLRPEDIGLPFNYTDVYGKLSINGGNGSKLDLFGFNFTDGFKVPNIADLNWDNSGGGANFILIPLNSNIIMNGTLSYSDYNIGLQEADGAPRSSGITTYNALLNFAYFGRNSQLNYGFEFNGFNTDFQFTNLIGIRFKQLDFTTELSAYMKYKQKIGNLILEPGFRVQYYASQNAVSPEPRLGLKWNVTDFLRFKGAAGLYSQNLISTVNDLDIVNFFVGFLAGPEEAIFKPNSTEKTDDRLQKAFHGVAGFELDFGDYITTNVEGYYKGFTQLIAINRNKLSASDPDFTTETGYAYGIDFSLKYERDRLYVWSTYSYGHVRRDDGFQEYPTNFDRRHNANFLASYLLGENKNWELGVRWNLGSGFPFTETQGFYQNVPVQQNPVLVNFLTGNYNLDILLDDELNGGRLSYFHRLDFSLKRNWTFGRYGGLEAVISVTNAYDRANVFYVDRVTNNRVNQLPILPSLGLTYKW, encoded by the coding sequence TTGAAGAAGTTATTTACCCTCCTGTTGTTTTGTGCCTTTTCGTTCCTGGCTTTTGCCCAAACGGGTATCATCCGAGGCAATGTTTTTGATGAAGAAAGCGGTGAGTCCATTATTTATGGTACCGTTTTGATTGAAGGTACCGAACGAGGAACGACCACCGACCTTGATGGTTTCTTTTCCTTTTCCAACCTCGAGCCTGGCACCTATAAATTGCAGGTTTCTTATACTGGCTTTGGCACCAAGGAAGTAGAAGTAGAGGTCAAAAATAGCATTGAATACGTAAGAATTTATCTGTCTACGGAAGCGGTCAACCTCTCTACCGTTAACGTTTCTGCCGACCGCGAGCAAGCTCGTTCTGATACCCAGGTGTCTAAAATTACGGTTTCTGCCAACGATATCAGGGCTTTACCTTCTACGGGTGGTGAAGCTGATATTGCGCAGTACCTTACCGTTATTCCGGGTATCGTTTCTTCTGGTGACCAGGGTGGACAAGTATATATTCGGGGTGGATCGCCAGTACAAAACAAGATTTTACTGGATGGGGTAACCATCTATAATCCTTTCCACTCCATTGGCTTTTTCTCTGTTTTTGAGACAGAGACGGTACGTAGTGTAGACGTACTCACCGGTGGTTTTAATGCCGAATACGGTGGCCGGGTGTCGGCAGTAGTAGACATCAAAACCCGTACGGGTAACCAGCGGCGCTTGAGTGGTCTGGTATCGGCCAGCCCTTTTCAGGCGAAAGCCCTGATTGAAGGCCCGATCAAAAAATTAGACCCCAATACCGGCAACAGTATCAGCTTCATGCTGACGGGTAAGCACTCATACCTGGATCAGACTTCCAAGCAATTGTACGCTTATGCAGTGGATCCTAATTACTACGCATTTGCTGGCGATTCTCTGAATCTACGCCCTGAAGACATTGGCCTTCCTTTCAACTACACCGACGTATACGGCAAGCTTTCCATCAACGGAGGCAACGGTAGCAAGCTGGACCTTTTCGGCTTCAATTTTACGGATGGCTTTAAAGTACCTAACATTGCTGACCTCAACTGGGACAACAGTGGTGGTGGTGCCAACTTTATTCTGATCCCGCTCAATAGCAACATCATCATGAATGGTACGCTGAGCTACTCGGATTACAATATTGGCTTGCAGGAAGCAGATGGAGCACCCCGTAGCAGCGGCATCACAACGTACAATGCCTTGTTGAATTTTGCGTATTTCGGCCGTAACAGCCAGCTGAACTACGGTTTTGAGTTCAATGGTTTCAACACCGATTTTCAGTTTACCAACCTCATTGGTATTCGGTTCAAGCAGCTGGATTTCACCACGGAGCTTTCTGCCTACATGAAGTACAAGCAGAAGATAGGAAATTTGATTCTGGAACCTGGTTTCCGCGTTCAGTACTACGCTTCACAAAATGCCGTATCTCCAGAGCCTCGCCTGGGTTTGAAGTGGAACGTAACGGATTTTCTGCGTTTCAAAGGAGCCGCTGGTTTGTATTCCCAAAACCTGATCAGTACCGTCAACGACCTGGATATTGTCAACTTCTTTGTTGGCTTCCTGGCCGGACCAGAAGAAGCGATATTCAAACCTAACTCTACTGAAAAAACCGACGACCGGCTGCAAAAAGCTTTCCACGGTGTCGCTGGTTTTGAATTGGACTTCGGGGACTATATCACCACCAATGTCGAAGGTTATTACAAAGGCTTTACCCAGTTGATTGCGATTAACCGTAATAAACTTAGTGCTTCCGACCCGGACTTTACAACGGAAACGGGTTATGCCTACGGGATTGACTTCTCGCTGAAGTACGAAAGAGATCGCCTCTACGTATGGAGTACCTACAGCTACGGCCACGTGCGACGCGATGACGGTTTTCAGGAATACCCTACCAATTTTGACCGTCGCCACAACGCCAACTTCCTGGCCAGCTATTTGCTAGGAGAAAATAAAAACTGGGAGCTTGGTGTCCGCTGGAATTTGGGGTCTGGATTCCCATTCACCGAAACGCAAGGCTTCTATCAGAATGTACCAGTTCAGCAAAACCCTGTTTTGGTCAACTTCTTGACGGGTAACTACAACCTCGATATTCTATTGGATGATGAACTTAATGGAGGCCGGTTGTCTTACTTCCACCGATTGGATTTCTCACTGAAGCGCAATTGGACATTTGGCCGCTACGGCGGATTGGAAGCGGTAATCAGTGTTACCAATGCTTATGATCGTGCCAATGTATTTTACGTGGACCGGGTTACCAACAATCGGGTTAATCAGTTGCCGATTCTACCAAGTTTAGGGCTTACTTACAAGTGGTAA